The following nucleotide sequence is from Anguilla rostrata isolate EN2019 chromosome 3, ASM1855537v3, whole genome shotgun sequence.
tttgttttgtagcatCTTTATCAGTGACCTGACGTAAAGTTCTTATTTCTCCATTCTGTAACCCCACATCAAACAGCGCCTTGTCTGTCGCTTTCAGCAGCTTATATGAGAGCCATGAATTCTGCCCAGAGTCCACATCAACAGCGACCACTTTAGTAACAAGATATCCAACGTCTGCTGAACGAGGCACGATTTCAGCCACCACAGAGGCACCAGATTGTACTGGGTACAGAATCTGAGGCGCGTTGTCGTTCTGGTCCTTGATTACGATGTTCAGAGTGACATTGCTGCTTAGAGGCGGAGACCCCCCATCCTGAGCTTTCACACGAATTTGTAATTCCTTTATCTTTTCGTAATCAAAAGAACGCACTGCGTGAACTGTGCCACTCTCTgaatttattgaaatgtaagGCGAGGGCGTCATCCCATTAATTTGGTTGTCCTccagaaaatatgaaacatgCGCATTGTTACCGGAATCATTGTCTTTGGCACTCACTGCAAATATGGACGTCCCTGGTGCGTTATTCTCCAGAACATAAGCGGTGTATGTGTGTTGATCGAATAGGGGCGCATTATCATTGACGTCTGATATCCTCAGAGTCAGAATCTTGTTGGTAGAATGTGGAGGGGATCCCTCATCCATAGCTGTAATAGTTATATTGTATCCAGAAACCTTCTCACGGTCCAACACCTCATCTGTGACCAAAGTGTAAAAATTTGAAGATGACGATTTGACTCGAAAAGGTAAATCTTGCTTAATGGAACATCGAACTTGTCCGTTTTTTCCAGAGTCTAAATCCTTTATATTGATCATTGCTATTACCGTCTCTGGTGCCGAGTCTTCGGGTATCGGGTTCGAAAAGGACATTATTGTAATTACAGGAGCGTTATCATTCACGTCTATAATATCAATCAGCACTTTACTGGAGTCAGTTAACCCTCCTTGGTCTTTCGCTTGCACGTTTATTTCATACTGTTTCGAATTTTCGAAGTCCAACAGTCCAGTCACAGTAACGGATCCCGTATTTTCGTCGATGGTAAATAATTCGGAGATGCTGTCAGCGGCATGGGAAAAGGAATACGTAACTGCGCCATTTGATCCCTTGTCTTCATCAGACGCGCTAACAGTCAAAACCGTAGTGCCCGGTGAAGAATTCTCCATCAGAGCGGCTTTATACAGTGTCTGGCTGAATACGGGTGCGTTGTCGTTTGCATCCAGGACAACTATGTTTATTTGAGCTGTACCAGATTTCTGAGGGCTGCCCCCATCAAATGCGGTCAGGATTAATTTGTGTTCTTCCTGTTTCTCGCGATCAAGTGGCTTCTGAAGCATCATTTCAACGTATTTAGTGCCGTCTGGGCGTGACTGTAGTTTTAGTGCGAAATGATCTGTCGGATGTAAGGTATAAGTCTGAAGAGAATTAACACCAACATCAGAATCCATCGCACTCTCAAGCAAAAAGCGAGCAGCCGAAACGGATAATTCACTTATTTCAAATCGCACTTCTTTCTTTGGAAACACGGGAGCATTGTCATTAATATCTACTATTTCTACAATAACGCGGTGCAGCTCCATTGGATTTTCCagtattatttgtaaatgtaatgagcACGGAgacacctgagcacacagctcCTCTCTATCAACCCTTTCATTCACCACCAGAGTGCCTTTATCAGAATTCAGACCGATATACTCACGACTGTTTTCCGTAAAAATTCGAGCCCGGCCCAGTTTTATTCTTTGCACTTCCAGACCCAGATCTTGTACAATATTCCCCACGAACGAGCCCTTCACCATCTCCTCTGGGATCGAATAGCGGATCTGCGCGCGTGCCACCTTTGCGGCGCAAAAACACAAGAGGAGAAGCCGCAGTTGCCATTTCCACACACGACCGACATTCCCAGCAGCGCCAAGCAAACAAAGAAGTCCCATGTTTCTTTCCTCAACATAAACCATACATCTATATGCTTATTTTCCGAAACGAATTTAAATATGAGCGATTCAACGACCTGATACCCAGCCCTGAAGACATCCAATGTATCCGTGTTATTCTGTATCAGGAGCTTTGACAGCGGTGAGCGTCTCTTGTGTGAGTTTGGGATCCCTGTACATGTGATTGAAAAAATTACAGGAGGGGCCAGCAGCGCGTCGCCACCCTGATCAACAGCGGCACTCAGAGCTCATATGAGTTACTGCACAGCCAGTCTTCTGGCACAACAAGAGGCATCTTCAGCCGCATTAAAGTGATATCTTGAAGCGACTTGGCCTTAAAATTCCGTTGCCGTTCTAAGTCAGTCAGTGAACAATGTAACGTCATAAAAGTTTTGACCTGGTTGCAAGTCCTTAATCTGGTGATGAATGTTAAATTCAGAACCATCAGGTCATTCACTGAATTGCGCACGCGACATGGGCTTTATTTCGTCCTAATGAATATTACACAACAAAACcgtgttaaataaattctgtaaGATTCCAAAATAAGCTACGTGTAAGGTCCTCTACATACTTAAAGTTCTCTATTCAGAAGATTCTTCACTTAACAAGAAGATTCTTCTTCTGTtgtgtaataaaacatttagtgTCTAACACCTTCCTCACTTATACATAGGTGTTccttaaaaatgggaaaatatcaCCCCTTAGAAGACGctaggaataataataataataatagacacGAGGTAAAACACCTTTGTCTATTATTCACAATGActaatgaaaccaaaaaattctgaaacacttgtcaaatgaaaatgctgtcCAATATATGAGACTTCAAAtatgtgaattaaaaaataataataatccaaaatTCAGTATAGTCCCACAAACGTGATCAAACATTCATGAAGTTTAGCAGTAATCGGTGACAGATACAGAAAGAACCATTACAACAATGGTGGACTGctacacatgcaaaaacatcaGGGAAATATAAATATGTCTGCATCATTTGCAATCTCAAGAACATAAAAGAGATATGTGAAACAATTAAGCACTTTCCTTCTTAAGCTCACCTCATCACAGTGATGTGAATCTTCAACGACCATTTCATTCTGCACGTGCGGTAGTGTCTGTGTTCCACTGGTGTCCAGACTAATGATGCTCTGACTGCAGGGTCTGATGAACTTCATATCGCTTTTTCTTGAATCAGTAGTTCTGTACACATCGTAATTATAAACGTTCTGAGTTCCTGTACCTACAGCGTCTGCGTAGAGCGGTGGATAATATGGAATAACTGGGAGATTGGCCTGATAGAAAATGCGAGATTGTCTCCATCTGTAGACCTTGACCGATATTATTGCAACTAACgatgaaacaaacaggaaggaaaCTACAGCCAAGgccaaaactaaataaaaagtCAAGTTGTCATTATAATCCTTGTCGCGCGTAATATCAGAGAATTCCAAGAGCACCTCTGGAAAGCTGTCCGCCACCgccacattcacattcactgtAGTTGACCGACAAGGCTGACCGTTGTCTTCCACTACAACAGTAAGTCTTTGTTTCACAGCATCTTTATCCGTGACCTGGCGTAAAGTTCTTATTTCTCCATTCTGTGAGCCCACTTCAAACAGCGCCCTATCTGTCGCTTTTAGCAGTTTATATGAGAGCCAGGCATTCTGTCCAGAGTCCACGTCAACAGCGACCACTTTTGTGACAAGATAGCCAACTTCAGCGGAGCGAGGCACAATTTCGGCGACCAGAGAGACATCGTTTTTAACTGGGTATAAAATCTGAGGGGAGTTATCGTTCTGGTCACTAATTAAGATGGTCACCGTGACATTGCTACTCATAGGCGGAGAGCCTCCATCTTGAGCTTTCACACAGATTTTgaattcttttattttctcgTAATCAAAGGAATGCACTGCGTGAATTACACCACTCTctacatttactgaaatgtaaGTCGAAGGTAATATTCCATTGGTTGGTTTGTCGTctagaaaatatgaaatatgcgCATTATTACCGGAATCGATGTCTCTGGCTCTCACTGCAAATATGGACATCCCCAATACGTTATTCTCCAAAACATAAGCGGTGTATGTCTGTCGTTCGAACAGAGGCACGTTATCATTGACATCTGATATCCTTAACGTCAAAGTCTTGTTGATAGAATATGGAGGGGATCCCTCATCCGTAGCTGTAATTGTTATATTATACTCAGAAACTTTCTCGCGGTCCAACGCCCCATCTGTGACCAAAGTGTAAAAATTTGTAGAAGACGATTTAACTGTAAAAGGTAAAGCTGGGGTAATGGAGCACTGAACCTGGCCATTCTTTCCGGAGTCTGAATCTTTGATATTAACCATTGCTATGACAGTCTCTGGTACAGAGTTCTCCGGTATCGGGTTTGAAAAAGACATTATTGTTATGACCGGAGCATTGTCATTCGCGTCTAAAACATCAATGAGCACTTTACTGGTGTCCGTCAGTCCCCCAGGGTCTGTCGCTTCTACGGTTAATTCaagttgtttcattttttcgTAATCTATAGGACCACGAACGGTTATTTCACCAGTAATGGGATCAATATCAAAAAGATCTGAAGCAGTGTCTGTTATGTGGGAGAACGAGTATGCCACCTCCCCATTTGATCCTTTATCCGAATCAACGGCACTGACTACCATGACAACGCTGCCCTTGAAGGAGTTCTCAATTAAGGAAGCTTTGTATAGTGACTGGCTAAATACGGGTGCGTTATCATTTGCGTCCATGACAAATACACTAATTTTAGCTGTACCTGATTTCTGAGGGCTACCACCATCGTAAGCCGTAAGAATCAATTTATGctcctcctttttctctctatcCAGCAATGATTTAAGCATCATTTCTACATATCTAGTTCCATCAGGTCGTGACTGTAGCTTCAGTATAAAATTATCGGTTGGATTAAGGGTGTAAGTCTGAAGTGTATTTACTCCAACATCAGGATCTTTCGCACTTTCAAGCGAGAAACGTGCACCAGAAACCGCTAATTCACTTATCTGAAAATTGATTTCCTTTTTCGCAAAAACTGGAGCATTGTCGTTAATGTCTAATATTTCTACAGTTACGCGGTGCAGCTCCATTGGATGTTCAAGAATTATCTGGAAATGTAACGAGCACGGAgacacctgagcacacagctcCTCTCTATCAATCCTTTCATTCACCACCAGAGTGCCTTTATCAGAATTCAGACCGATATACTCACGACTGTCTTCTGTAAAAATGCGAGCTTTCCCTGATTTGAGTCGCTTCACTTCCAAACCGAGGTCTTGCACAATATTCCCCACAAATGAGCCCTTCGGCATTTCCTCGGGAATTGAATATCGGATCTGTGTGCGCACCACCTCGGTGGCACAGACGCACAAGAGGAGAAGCTGCAGTTGCCATTTACACTCTCGAGCCCCGAACCCAGAAACGCCAGCGGAACAAAGAAACAACATTCCTTTCCTTTAACGCGAAGTCGTAAGTCAAAATCTTTAGGTTGTTCAATCTGTGGTATCGCGGTGAAGACCCGTTAGCTGGCCTTGGCCGCGACTTTTTGTAGATCAGTGCGCTATTGTGTCCCGTGATGGTGTATAAtaaggtgtgtgagtgtgtgtgatgcaaaAGCGCAGGCGGGGGAGGCGCGGGGCTGGGTAGGAGTGTTTAAAACATGGCAACACTGATCAACAGCGGCACTTAGAGCACTGATGTGTTATTGCAGTGGGTACTGTACTAAAGCGTGctttgtggaaaatattttgaagataATTTGGCGATAACGTATCGCAACACAGTTTAAAGGTTTCATGTTTAGAAATGGAACACTTGTACATAATTATCTTGCTATAACAattgaatgaaacaaacacCATTTTGCACGATAAATCATGAAAGGCGTTTACAAATTTACCAAGAATTTCTCTTCAAACGAATTAATTAAAATTGGCTTATACAACACATAATACATAGTTTGAatagaatgaaagaaaaaaaatatgaactaaAAATTATGGATTGCATTGCTTTATAATGAAGATTCTAAAATAATCAAAGTAAACGCCATACAGATAAAATAAAGCCTAGATTAAATAAACGTCCTGAACATTAAAATCCTGCACTTTAATTGTACAACCGATCGTCACAGTCCAGAGCTTACCTGATTATCTGAATTGTCATTAGCCCCTTTCTCCTGCACGTGCAGCAGTGTTTGGGTTCCACAGGCGTCCAGGCTAATGGTGCTCTGACTGCAAGGTCTGGCATACTGTATATCACTCTTTCCTGAGTCTGTAGTTCTGCACAACTCGTAATTATATACATGCTGAAGAGTTCCAGTACCTCCGACGTCTGCGTAAAGTGGTGGATAATAAGGGATAACGGGGAGACTTGCGTTGGATTTAAAAAAGGATCTTTCACGTCTCCATCTGTAGCATTTTACTGACAGTATGCAAATTATGGAGactataaaaagaaatgaa
It contains:
- the LOC135250069 gene encoding protocadherin gamma-A11-like gives rise to the protein MVYVEERNMGLLCLLGAAGNVGRVWKWQLRLLLLCFCAAKVARAQIRYSIPEEMVKGSFVGNIVQDLGLEVQRIKLGRARIFTENSREYIGLNSDKGTLVVNERVDREELCAQVSPCSLHLQIILENPMELHRVIVEIVDINDNAPVFPKKEVRFEISELSVSAARFLLESAMDSDVGVNSLQTYTLHPTDHFALKLQSRPDGTKYVEMMLQKPLDREKQEEHKLILTAFDGGSPQKSGTAQINIVVLDANDNAPVFSQTLYKAALMENSSPGTTVLTVSASDEDKGSNGAVTYSFSHAADSISELFTIDENTGSVTVTGLLDFENSKQYEINVQAKDQGGLTDSSKVLIDIIDVNDNAPVITIMSFSNPIPEDSAPETVIAMINIKDLDSGKNGQVRCSIKQDLPFRVKSSSSNFYTLVTDEVLDREKVSGYNITITAMDEGSPPHSTNKILTLRISDVNDNAPLFDQHTYTAYVLENNAPGTSIFAVSAKDNDSGNNAHVSYFLEDNQINGMTPSPYISINSESGTVHAVRSFDYEKIKELQIRVKAQDGGSPPLSSNVTLNIVIKDQNDNAPQILYPVQSGASVVAEIVPRSADVGYLVTKVVAVDVDSGQNSWLSYKLLKATDKALFDVGLQNGEIRTLRQVTDKDATKQKLTVVVEDNGQPPRSATVNVNVAVADSFPEVLSEFTDFTHDKEYSERLTFYLVLALAVISFLFIVSIIAIISVKYYKWRQSRLYFKSNANLPVIPYYPPFYADAGGTGTLQQVYNYRTTDSRNSDLKDVRPYSESIISLDASGSQTLPHVQEKGVGQNSEN
- the LOC135250064 gene encoding protocadherin gamma-A11-like isoform X19, producing the protein MLFLCSAGVSGFGARECKWQLQLLLLCVCATEVVRTQIRYSIPEEMPKGSFVGNIVQDLGLEVKRLKSGKARIFTEDSREYIGLNSDKGTLVVNERIDREELCAQVSPCSLHFQIILEHPMELHRVTVEILDINDNAPVFAKKEINFQISELAVSGARFSLESAKDPDVGVNTLQTYTLNPTDNFILKLQSRPDGTRYVEMMLKSLLDREKKEEHKLILTAYDGGSPQKSGTAKISVFVMDANDNAPVFSQSLYKASLIENSFKGSVVMVVSAVDSDKGSNGEVAYSFSHITDTASDLFDIDPITGEITVRGPIDYEKMKQLELTVEATDPGGLTDTSKVLIDVLDANDNAPVITIMSFSNPIPENSVPETVIAMVNIKDSDSGKNGQVQCSITPALPFTVKSSSTNFYTLVTDGALDREKVSEYNITITATDEGSPPYSINKTLTLRISDVNDNVPLFERQTYTAYVLENNVLGMSIFAVRARDIDSGNNAHISYFLDDKPTNGILPSTYISVNVESGVIHAVHSFDYEKIKEFKICVKAQDGGSPPMSSNVTVTILISDQNDNSPQILYPVKNDVSLVAEIVPRSAEVGYLVTKVVAVDVDSGQNAWLSYKLLKATDRALFEVGSQNGEIRTLRQVTDKDAVKQRLTVVVEDNGQPCRSTTVNVNVAVADSFPEVLLEFSDITRDKDYNDNLTFYLVLALAVVSFLFVSSLVAIISVKVYRWRQSRIFYQANLPVIPYYPPLYADAVGTGTQNVYNYDVYRTTDSRKSDMKFIRPCSQSIISLDTSGTQTLPHVQNEMVVEDSHHCDEQKPPNTDWRFSQNQRPGTSGQHKYNTTQIRWTPYGKARAAPPPEAAVGTGPWPNPPTEAEQLQALMAAANEVSEATATLGPGTMGLSTRYSPQFTLQHVPDYRQNVYIPGSTATLTANQQQQQQQQQQPPQPALPQPPPQAEAPKAAQTPASKKKSAKKDKK